The Microbacterium sp. LWH7-1.2 genome window below encodes:
- a CDS encoding type II secretion system F family protein, with protein MGDVAYAVVLGTALGVGVCLLISLAPRWGAPSLARRIAPYIRDVTDPRGLEVAAPAGGPSPFAWSAFAQRRLARLAGGDAVLTRRLHRAAWTIDAVRFRGRQLAWAIAGLAIGGGVVVVLVLVGRGSPVLGLLPPVAAVAAVLAYDAWLTRAARARAARIQEELPTVLEFLALCLSAGEGILDSLRRVSDVGAGELTAELRGAVVAVGTGSPLSESLTRLAAGLEIPALTRSIDQLVAAIERGAPLAHVLQAQAIDSREDAKRTLIERAGRKEIYMLVPTRWASV; from the coding sequence ATGGGTGATGTCGCCTACGCCGTCGTCCTCGGCACGGCGCTGGGCGTCGGGGTCTGCCTGCTGATCTCCCTCGCGCCGCGATGGGGCGCGCCCAGCCTGGCGCGGCGGATCGCGCCGTACATCCGCGATGTCACCGATCCGCGGGGACTCGAGGTCGCGGCCCCCGCCGGAGGGCCTTCGCCGTTCGCGTGGTCGGCATTCGCGCAGCGACGCCTCGCCCGGCTCGCCGGTGGCGATGCGGTGCTCACGCGACGTCTGCACCGGGCGGCCTGGACGATCGACGCGGTGCGCTTCCGCGGCCGACAGCTCGCCTGGGCGATCGCGGGCCTGGCGATCGGCGGCGGAGTCGTCGTCGTGCTCGTGCTGGTCGGGCGCGGGTCACCCGTTCTCGGGCTGCTCCCACCGGTCGCCGCCGTGGCAGCAGTGCTCGCCTACGACGCCTGGCTCACGCGTGCGGCACGGGCGCGAGCGGCGCGCATCCAGGAGGAGCTGCCGACCGTGCTCGAGTTCCTCGCGCTCTGCCTGTCGGCGGGTGAGGGGATCCTCGACTCGCTGCGTCGCGTCAGCGATGTCGGCGCGGGGGAGCTCACCGCCGAGCTGCGCGGCGCCGTCGTGGCGGTGGGCACCGGCTCACCGCTGTCAGAATCGCTCACGCGCCTGGCCGCAGGCCTCGAGATCCCCGCGCTCACCCGCTCGATCGACCAGCTGGTGGCAGCTATCGAGCGCGGCGCCCCGCTCGCGCACGTTCTGCAGGCGCAGGCGATCGACAGCCGCGAGGACGCCAAGCGCACGCTCATCGAGCGCGCGGGCCGGAAAGAGATCTACATGCTCGTCCCTACTCGGTGGGCTTCCGTTTAG
- a CDS encoding Ku protein: MRAIWKGALTFGLVNVPVKVYSATEDHDVSLHQVHNKDGGRIRYQRICEIDGEVVPYSDIDKAYDDGEKTVVLTKEDLESLPAERSREIDVVEFVPSEQIDLLTLDRAYYLEPDSASPKAYVLLRKTLEQTDRTAIVRFSLRQKTRLAALRVRDDVLVLQTLLWSDEVREAAFPSLDESVRISAKELELSASLVESFSSDFDPEEFKDEYQEELRTLIEAKLEKGDAVDTSETFGEQEEEEAGGEVIDLMAALRASVEKSRAAREGGAKTTSGKTDAAAPTKSETKAPAKKPAAKKKKAS; the protein is encoded by the coding sequence GTGAGAGCGATCTGGAAGGGTGCACTGACGTTCGGGCTCGTCAACGTGCCGGTGAAGGTGTATTCGGCGACCGAAGACCACGACGTCTCCTTGCATCAGGTGCACAACAAGGACGGCGGGCGCATCCGCTACCAGCGGATCTGCGAGATCGACGGTGAGGTCGTGCCGTACTCCGACATCGACAAGGCCTACGACGACGGCGAGAAGACCGTGGTGCTGACCAAGGAGGACCTCGAGTCGCTCCCGGCCGAGCGCAGTCGCGAGATCGATGTCGTCGAGTTCGTGCCGAGCGAGCAGATCGATCTGCTGACGCTCGACCGTGCGTACTACCTCGAGCCCGACTCGGCCTCGCCCAAGGCGTACGTGCTCCTGCGCAAGACGCTCGAGCAGACCGACCGCACGGCGATCGTGCGCTTCTCGCTGCGGCAGAAGACCCGGCTCGCGGCACTCAGGGTGCGTGATGACGTACTGGTGCTGCAGACGCTGCTGTGGTCCGACGAGGTGCGAGAGGCCGCGTTCCCCTCGCTGGACGAGTCTGTGCGCATCTCGGCGAAGGAGCTCGAGCTGTCGGCGTCCCTCGTCGAGAGCTTCTCGAGCGACTTCGATCCCGAGGAGTTCAAGGACGAGTACCAGGAGGAGCTGCGCACCCTCATCGAGGCCAAGCTCGAGAAGGGCGACGCGGTCGACACGTCCGAGACGTTCGGCGAGCAGGAGGAAGAGGAGGCGGGCGGCGAGGTCATCGACCTCATGGCCGCCCTCCGCGCGAGCGTCGAGAAGTCGCGTGCGGCCCGAGAGGGAGGCGCGAAGACGACTTCAGGAAAGACGGATGCTGCCGCCCCGACGAAGAGCGAGACCAAGGCGCCCGCCAAGAAGCCCGCTGCGAAGAAGAAGAAGGCGTCCTGA
- a CDS encoding VTT domain-containing protein encodes MHAIPTALIPWLDPAAIIEWAGPWALVVVCFIVFAETGLLVGFLLPGDTLLVISGLLTHTSNIFGVNIWVVSLLIGLAAFVGGEVGYYIGHKGGPAVFERKESGLFSVKNVERTNAFFERFGGLTIILARFVPIVRTFAPVAAGIGHMNKWKYTLYNFIGAVMWGFGLTMFGYLLGFIPPVAEFVENYIDLILLVAVGGTALVTLWHYLRERSKAKKAAAAGEDVVTDHAEAEALVLDPEVFERGPEHGDAPKA; translated from the coding sequence GTGCACGCAATTCCCACAGCCCTGATCCCCTGGCTGGATCCGGCCGCCATCATCGAATGGGCGGGCCCCTGGGCGCTCGTCGTGGTGTGCTTCATCGTCTTCGCCGAGACCGGCCTCCTCGTCGGCTTCCTGCTGCCCGGCGACACCCTGCTCGTCATCTCGGGACTGCTGACGCACACGAGCAACATCTTCGGCGTCAACATCTGGGTGGTGTCGCTGCTGATCGGACTCGCGGCGTTCGTCGGCGGTGAGGTCGGGTACTACATCGGCCACAAGGGCGGGCCCGCGGTCTTCGAGAGGAAGGAATCGGGCCTGTTCAGCGTGAAGAACGTCGAGCGCACGAACGCCTTCTTCGAGCGCTTCGGCGGGCTCACGATCATCCTCGCGCGCTTCGTGCCGATCGTCCGCACGTTCGCCCCTGTCGCCGCGGGCATCGGCCACATGAACAAGTGGAAGTACACCCTCTACAACTTCATCGGCGCGGTGATGTGGGGTTTCGGTCTGACGATGTTCGGCTACCTGCTGGGCTTCATCCCGCCGGTCGCCGAGTTCGTCGAGAACTACATCGACCTGATCCTGCTGGTCGCCGTCGGCGGCACCGCGCTCGTCACGCTGTGGCACTACCTCCGCGAGCGCAGCAAGGCGAAGAAGGCCGCCGCGGCCGGTGAGGACGTCGTCACCGACCACGCCGAGGCCGAGGCGCTCGTGCTCGACCCCGAGGTGTTCGAGCGCGGACCCGAGCATGGCGACGCCCCGAAGGCCTGA
- a CDS encoding type II secretion system F family protein: protein MTFVWGAVLAAGLLLMLSPWLWPAGYRRPDVARRGRLARLLEDAGMSRVSVPSIVVVAGVCGAVAAAAAWLIAPVAALALVAAVAGALAPFTWLRARRSKLLRTRRGLWPDVCDLLIASVRAGMSLPDAVASLADSAPAELRPAFAAFARDMAASGHFDSSIQRLKTNLADPVADRIVETLRMARQVGGTELTTVLRALASSVRADAALRAEVESRQSWIRGAAVLGVIAPWVILAMLAMRPEGARAYGSPGGIALILVGAAVSLLAYRLMIRLGRLPEPRRWFG, encoded by the coding sequence GTGACCTTCGTGTGGGGCGCGGTGCTCGCGGCCGGGTTGTTGTTGATGCTGTCACCGTGGCTCTGGCCCGCGGGATACCGCCGCCCGGACGTCGCACGGCGCGGACGGCTCGCGCGCCTGCTCGAAGACGCGGGCATGTCACGGGTCTCGGTGCCGTCGATCGTCGTTGTGGCGGGCGTGTGCGGCGCGGTGGCGGCTGCGGCGGCGTGGCTCATCGCTCCGGTCGCCGCCCTCGCCCTGGTCGCCGCCGTCGCCGGTGCGCTGGCGCCGTTCACGTGGCTGCGGGCGCGCCGCTCGAAGCTGCTGCGCACGCGGCGGGGACTCTGGCCAGACGTGTGTGATCTGCTCATCGCCTCGGTGCGGGCGGGGATGTCGCTGCCCGACGCGGTCGCGAGCCTCGCAGATTCCGCGCCCGCCGAGCTCAGACCCGCGTTCGCGGCCTTCGCCCGTGACATGGCGGCCTCGGGGCACTTCGATTCCAGCATCCAGAGGCTCAAGACCAACCTGGCCGACCCGGTCGCGGACCGCATCGTCGAGACTCTGCGCATGGCGCGCCAGGTCGGCGGCACGGAGCTCACGACGGTGTTGCGGGCGCTCGCGTCGTCGGTGCGGGCGGACGCGGCGCTGCGAGCCGAGGTCGAATCACGACAGTCGTGGATCCGCGGCGCCGCAGTGCTCGGCGTGATCGCGCCGTGGGTGATCCTCGCGATGCTCGCGATGCGTCCAGAGGGCGCTCGCGCGTACGGCAGCCCGGGCGGCATCGCGCTCATCCTCGTCGGTGCGGCGGTGTCGCTCCTCGCCTACCGGCTCATGATCCGGCTCGGCCGTCTTCCAGAGCCGCGGCGGTGGTTCGGATGA
- a CDS encoding ATP-dependent DNA ligase, which produces MAGDEQLVRIGGRRLRITNLEKVLYPETGTTKGEVIDYYSRIAEALIPHVVGRPVTRKRWPDGVGTQDDPGMVFFAKDLERGAPSWVRRMPIPHSTGTKEYPLVGDVPTLVYLAQVASLELHVPQWRFDAGGGRGPADRLVLDLDPGPGAGLAECAVVAGWAREILLDMGLEPYPVTSGSKGIHLYTALPPGQSTEQASALANELARAIEADHKDLVVSSMKKTERHGRVLIDWSQNNGSKTTIAPYSLRGRPHPTVAAPRTWEELDDPGLRHLEFTEVLDRVETTGDPMTALGFHAGGRDAESGPLSAYISKRSADRTPEPVPANPLGATPHGELPRFVIQEHHATALHWDFRLEHDGVLVSWAVPRGVPHSYKRNNLAIMTEDHPMEYATFEGTIPAGEYGGGTVTIWDDGRYELEKWRDDEVIATLEGRPGGPLGRVRLALIRTAGEGEKSSWLLHRMKTDAAGRPQPDGTVVEPSPQADAPRQAGARLRRAGHDATEKPGRSSESSPNPGVPRPMLATAADPVRARQDARGWGEPAWVEMKWDGIRAVGAWDGQRLRLYARSGNEITHRYPELTAVDAGLGAEPCVLDGELVALEPDGRPSFPLLQTRMNLEHAGDIARVARRTPVRYYLFDVLTHDGDDLTDLPLQERRDVLESVAAASVESITVQPVFDDVDAALDTSVQLRLEGIVVKDPASRYLRGARSESWLKVKNTRTQEVVIAGIRPGKGGRSSTFGSLLLGIPGSEGLQYAGRVGSGFSDSTLAVLLKKLTPLRTDENPLVGVPALDARDALWVRPELVGEVEYGEFTPGGILRHPRWRGLRPDKSPAEVRRED; this is translated from the coding sequence ATGGCGGGCGACGAGCAGCTGGTGCGCATCGGCGGGCGCCGCCTGCGCATCACGAATCTCGAGAAAGTGCTCTACCCCGAGACCGGCACCACCAAGGGCGAGGTGATCGACTACTACTCGCGCATCGCCGAGGCACTGATCCCCCACGTGGTCGGACGCCCCGTCACTCGCAAGCGGTGGCCCGACGGCGTCGGCACGCAGGACGATCCCGGCATGGTCTTCTTCGCGAAGGACCTCGAGCGGGGCGCGCCCTCATGGGTGCGACGGATGCCGATCCCCCACTCCACCGGCACCAAGGAGTACCCGCTCGTCGGCGACGTGCCGACGCTCGTCTACCTCGCGCAGGTCGCGAGCCTCGAGCTCCATGTGCCGCAGTGGCGATTCGATGCGGGAGGCGGCCGGGGCCCCGCCGACCGGCTCGTGCTCGACCTCGACCCCGGTCCGGGTGCCGGCCTCGCCGAGTGCGCGGTAGTGGCCGGCTGGGCACGTGAGATCCTCCTCGACATGGGACTGGAGCCGTATCCGGTCACCAGCGGCAGCAAGGGCATCCACCTCTACACGGCGCTGCCGCCCGGTCAGTCCACCGAGCAGGCATCGGCGCTTGCGAACGAGCTCGCCCGGGCGATCGAGGCCGATCACAAGGACCTGGTCGTCAGCAGCATGAAGAAGACGGAGCGACACGGCAGAGTGCTCATCGACTGGAGCCAGAACAACGGATCGAAGACGACGATCGCGCCCTACTCGTTGCGCGGTCGCCCGCATCCGACCGTCGCCGCGCCGCGCACGTGGGAGGAGCTCGATGATCCGGGGCTGCGCCACCTCGAGTTCACCGAAGTGCTCGATCGCGTCGAGACCACCGGCGACCCGATGACCGCACTCGGCTTCCACGCCGGCGGTCGAGACGCGGAGTCCGGCCCGCTGTCGGCGTACATCTCCAAGCGCAGTGCCGACCGCACCCCGGAGCCGGTGCCGGCGAATCCCCTCGGGGCCACGCCCCACGGGGAGCTTCCGCGCTTCGTCATCCAGGAGCACCACGCGACCGCCCTGCACTGGGACTTCCGCCTCGAGCACGACGGCGTGCTGGTGAGCTGGGCCGTGCCGCGGGGGGTGCCCCACTCGTACAAGCGCAACAACCTCGCGATCATGACCGAGGACCACCCGATGGAGTACGCCACGTTCGAGGGCACGATCCCGGCGGGCGAATACGGCGGCGGCACCGTGACCATCTGGGACGACGGCCGCTACGAGCTCGAGAAATGGCGCGACGACGAGGTCATCGCGACCCTCGAAGGCCGTCCGGGCGGGCCGCTCGGGCGCGTGCGGCTGGCTCTGATCCGCACCGCCGGCGAGGGCGAGAAGTCCAGCTGGCTCCTGCATCGGATGAAGACGGATGCTGCGGGCCGCCCGCAGCCGGACGGCACCGTCGTCGAGCCCAGCCCGCAGGCCGACGCTCCGCGGCAGGCCGGCGCCCGCCTTCGACGCGCCGGCCACGACGCGACGGAGAAGCCCGGCCGCAGCTCGGAGTCGTCGCCGAACCCCGGCGTGCCGCGCCCGATGCTCGCGACCGCGGCCGACCCGGTGCGCGCGCGCCAGGACGCGCGGGGCTGGGGTGAGCCCGCGTGGGTGGAGATGAAGTGGGACGGCATCCGCGCGGTCGGAGCCTGGGACGGGCAGCGCCTGCGCCTGTACGCCCGCAGCGGCAACGAGATCACGCACCGCTACCCGGAGCTGACGGCTGTCGACGCGGGGCTGGGTGCCGAGCCCTGCGTCCTCGACGGCGAGCTCGTCGCCCTCGAGCCCGACGGGCGGCCGAGCTTCCCGCTCCTGCAGACGCGGATGAACCTCGAGCACGCGGGAGACATCGCCCGCGTGGCGCGACGGACGCCGGTCCGCTACTACCTCTTCGATGTGCTCACCCACGACGGCGACGACCTCACCGACCTGCCGTTGCAGGAGCGACGGGACGTGCTGGAATCGGTGGCCGCAGCATCCGTCGAATCGATCACCGTCCAGCCCGTCTTCGACGATGTCGATGCGGCGCTCGACACGAGTGTGCAGCTGCGCCTGGAAGGGATCGTGGTGAAGGATCCAGCCTCGCGTTACCTGCGCGGGGCACGGTCGGAGTCCTGGCTCAAGGTGAAGAACACGCGTACCCAGGAGGTCGTGATCGCAGGTATCCGCCCCGGGAAGGGCGGGCGCAGCAGCACGTTCGGGTCGCTCTTGCTCGGCATTCCCGGAAGCGAGGGGCTGCAGTACGCGGGCCGCGTGGGCAGCGGCTTCAGTGACTCCACGCTCGCCGTGCTGCTGAAGAAGCTGACGCCGCTGCGCACCGATGAGAACCCCCTGGTCGGCGTGCCGGCGCTCGACGCGCGTGACGCGCTCTGGGTGCGGCCCGAGCTCGTGGGCGAGGTCGAGTACGGCGAGTTCACGCCCGGCGGCATCCTGCGCCACCCGCGCTGGCGCGGACTGCGCCCCGACAAGTCTCCTGCCGAGGTCCGGCGCGAGGATTGA
- a CDS encoding cation diffusion facilitator family transporter — translation MHDHAPTGIRGAGNRRLLAISLALTATVMVVQIVGAVLSGSLALLADAAHMFTDAAALVIALIASTVAARPANDRRTFGYQRAEVFGALINGVILIVLSGWVAVEGISRLLSPGETEVAGGLMLVVAIVGLVANGVAMWLLSSAQRRSINVRGAYLEVLGDLIGSAAVIVAAVVIVTTGWYQADAIASLFIAAMIIPRAIGLLREVGSVLAESAPKGTHVREIREHILATPGVVDVHDVHVWQLTRGAPVFTAHVVVDDAALADGRAGGILSTLQTCLSEHFDVEHSTFQLEPAGHVEHEAHA, via the coding sequence ATGCACGACCACGCGCCGACCGGGATCCGAGGGGCGGGCAACCGCCGCCTGCTCGCGATCTCGCTTGCGCTCACCGCCACGGTCATGGTGGTGCAGATCGTCGGCGCGGTGCTGTCGGGATCCCTTGCGCTCCTCGCCGACGCGGCGCACATGTTCACGGATGCCGCGGCCCTCGTGATCGCCCTCATTGCGAGCACCGTCGCGGCCAGGCCCGCGAACGACCGCCGCACCTTCGGGTATCAGCGTGCCGAGGTGTTCGGTGCGTTGATCAACGGCGTCATCCTGATCGTGCTGTCGGGATGGGTCGCGGTCGAAGGCATCTCGCGCCTGCTCAGCCCGGGGGAGACCGAGGTCGCCGGAGGCCTCATGCTCGTCGTCGCGATCGTCGGACTGGTGGCGAACGGCGTGGCCATGTGGCTGCTCAGCTCCGCGCAGCGGCGCAGCATCAACGTGCGCGGCGCCTATCTGGAGGTGCTCGGCGACCTCATCGGCTCGGCGGCGGTGATCGTCGCTGCGGTCGTCATCGTCACGACGGGGTGGTACCAGGCAGACGCCATCGCCTCGCTGTTCATCGCCGCGATGATCATTCCGCGGGCGATCGGCCTGCTGCGCGAGGTCGGCTCGGTGCTGGCCGAGTCGGCGCCCAAGGGCACGCACGTCAGGGAGATCCGCGAGCACATCCTCGCCACACCCGGGGTGGTCGACGTGCACGACGTGCATGTGTGGCAGCTCACGCGCGGGGCGCCGGTGTTCACCGCGCACGTCGTGGTGGACGACGCCGCGCTCGCCGACGGCCGCGCGGGCGGCATCCTCAGCACCCTGCAGACGTGTCTGTCGGAGCACTTCGACGTGGAACATTCGACGTTCCAGCTCGAGCCCGCCGGACACGTGGAGCACGAGGCCCACGCCTAG
- a CDS encoding ATPase, T2SS/T4P/T4SS family, with translation MTSPAAPVATVVAERVRERLRAERSDPTRDPEFAAQIARAEVRRHNDFALARGLAPVDDETACVREVLAAVSGFGPLQAYLDDPTVEEVWINAPDRIFIARGGVPERTPLMLTDTAVRDLVERMLQSSGRRVDLSQPFVDASLPDGSRLHVVIPDITRRHWAVNIRKFLPAYRDLGRLVAAGSIAPEAATLLRDAMVAGQSVLVSGATHAGKTTLLGALIAACPPEHRIVTVEETFELAVAAPDLVALQGRQPSLEGTGEVTLRRLVKEALRMRPDRLVVGEVRDAEALDLLLALNTGVPGAATIHANSAREALGKLAALPLLAGRNIDASFVQPAVAASVDLVAHCQRDASGARRVVEIVAPVGVDDGVISAHTLYRAVSA, from the coding sequence GTGACTTCCCCCGCCGCTCCCGTCGCGACCGTCGTGGCGGAGCGCGTGCGGGAGCGCCTCCGGGCGGAGCGCTCGGATCCGACGCGGGATCCCGAGTTCGCCGCGCAGATCGCCCGCGCGGAGGTGCGCCGGCACAACGATTTCGCCCTGGCCCGCGGACTCGCGCCCGTCGACGACGAGACGGCGTGCGTGCGCGAGGTGCTCGCCGCGGTCTCCGGCTTCGGCCCGTTGCAGGCGTACCTCGATGATCCGACGGTCGAGGAGGTGTGGATCAACGCCCCTGACCGCATCTTCATCGCCCGGGGCGGCGTGCCCGAGCGCACGCCGCTCATGCTCACCGACACCGCGGTGCGCGATCTGGTGGAACGGATGCTGCAGTCCAGCGGCCGTCGTGTCGACCTGAGTCAGCCGTTCGTCGACGCGTCGCTGCCGGACGGCAGCCGGCTTCACGTCGTCATTCCGGATATCACTCGGCGGCACTGGGCCGTGAACATCCGCAAGTTCCTTCCTGCATACCGCGATCTCGGGCGGCTGGTCGCCGCCGGCTCGATCGCACCGGAGGCTGCGACGCTGCTGCGCGACGCGATGGTCGCGGGGCAGTCGGTGCTGGTGTCGGGCGCGACGCACGCGGGCAAGACGACGCTGCTCGGCGCGCTCATCGCGGCCTGCCCGCCCGAGCACCGGATCGTGACCGTGGAGGAGACGTTCGAGCTCGCTGTCGCCGCGCCCGATCTCGTCGCCCTGCAGGGCAGGCAGCCGAGTCTCGAAGGCACCGGGGAGGTGACGCTCCGGCGCCTGGTGAAGGAGGCGCTGCGCATGCGTCCCGACCGCCTGGTCGTGGGCGAGGTGCGCGACGCCGAGGCGCTCGACCTGCTGCTCGCGCTCAACACCGGGGTCCCCGGGGCAGCGACGATCCACGCCAATTCGGCCCGAGAGGCGCTGGGCAAGCTCGCCGCGCTGCCGCTGCTGGCCGGGCGCAACATCGACGCGAGCTTCGTGCAGCCGGCGGTGGCGGCATCCGTGGATCTGGTCGCGCATTGCCAGCGCGACGCGAGCGGAGCGCGGCGAGTGGTCGAGATCGTCGCACCGGTGGGTGTGGACGACGGGGTCATCAGCGCGCACACCCTGTACCGGGCGGTCTCCGCGTGA
- a CDS encoding PLDc N-terminal domain-containing protein translates to MTKTEMTPAAKAGLGVVGIVQVVFAFLAFWDLAHRDADEIRGPKAAWIPAILVNWIGPASYFLFGIRR, encoded by the coding sequence ATGACGAAGACGGAGATGACCCCGGCGGCGAAGGCGGGACTCGGCGTGGTCGGCATCGTGCAGGTCGTGTTCGCGTTCCTCGCGTTCTGGGATCTGGCGCACCGCGACGCCGACGAAATCCGCGGGCCCAAGGCCGCGTGGATCCCCGCGATCCTCGTGAACTGGATCGGCCCCGCGAGCTACTTCCTGTTCGGCATCCGCCGCTGA